aaaaattatatttctaattaaacactcattctaattctaaaaaataacatattaataataaattagttttctaattagataataattaactttataattagataatgattattctaaaaactaccatattaattatattttaatgttatgttaattaataaatttatttttaattagataataattataatcataaaaataatatttttaaatattatattcattaatagattaatttttaattctaaaaaaatagtaatatcaattatattgatagtattaatttatataataatagagttgataaataaatatttttaaaatatttttcatattatttcattactaaaatttaaaaaaataattttttttagaaatatttaattttctgttatttttttaaagtattataaattaatattaaatattaatttttttattaaattgtatatataaatttgattttataattgaaaaaatatataacagccgtcaaaaaataatacatgCGTAACTTTTGAAACCATATATTATATCTAAGACATACataactttataaattaaGTTAGGACTTCGGCcgtcaaaaaataatacaattgGCATTTTTTTGTGAGGctaagaaattaaatctagATATATGTataccataaaataaaattttaaaatttcagtttataatcaatattttctaaaataactttttagaTTGAGtattaatattcaaaattcttaaaatttaaatttttttgataggAAAATTTAGACTTTCAATCGCCTCTAtgtaaatttagattttaaaaataattagtgaGCAtagtctaaataaaattttttagtattctattatttaagtCATAATTTTACACTTAATTCGATTTATCATCCATTAATGTTTAATATCAGTGagtttctaataattaaaagaacaaaattaaggaaaaataattcttttcagtttttatatattatagcataaatattgttaatgttttttcttaaaaaatctaatagaaaagaaaactattgGGCCAAGAGCCCGACCCACAAGACATTCAAAAGGCGACCGAGTTAGGGCTTTGAAAACTCAGCAGCGAGTGAAATAGAACGATCCATACAGCCACTACTAAAACTTTCTACACACTTCAGTTCCGCCATTTCGTTTTTGTTCAAAAAgcattttcttcttgtttctaATAGCTGCGCAGAGATCGAACTTGAAGTGGAAAAGCAAGAGTAGAATCTGTAGAAATGGCGTTAGCGTTCGATGAATACGGGAGGCCATTTATAATACTCAAAGAACAAGAGGCAAAGAGTCGATTGAGGGGTCTTGATGCTCAAAAAGCTAACATTTCTGCTGGTAAAGCCGTTGCTCGTATTCTCCGTACATCTCTCGGCCCTAAAGGCATGGACAAAATGCTTCAAAGCCCTGACGGTGACGTCACTATAAGTTAGTCCCTCTCGTCCCCTACTTCATTTAAAGTTTTGatctgatttattttattttaattttagctagGGTTTAGGTTAGGGTTCTGTAGTCAATGCATCTGTCttaatgtaattaatatgAGTTTTAGTATCTTAAGTATGATTAAGAGAGTGCTTTACCTgtttcaaattattataatcataGAGATCAGTAAGCAATTTGTGCTGATATGACTCCTAATATTCACATTAATCCACTTGAAAGTTTGAAGTTCGATTTGTTAAGAAGTGAAACTTCCTGGTCTTGTCTGGAAAAAATCATTTGCAAATTGAATTATTGCAAAATAATGTTACTTTAGCatgatttaaatttctaaaaaaatgctttcttttttcctcttaaGCTACGAGCAACTATGATATTTTCTTACATGAGAATTGACTAAATAGAATTCTGTTGAATTAAATTCTTGCATTTATATAGTTTCCAAAATGATATGCTAGGCTTTGTGAAGTAGGTTTCCTGCATTTCTTTTTGCAGTAATTAAAGTCTCAGTGGATTGGCGAGATTGATGTTTTCTAGGAGCTGCTATAGTGCTAtgtgtttgattttatttatttttgctttgaCAGCAAATGATGGAGCTACAATATTGGAGCAGATGGATGTGGACAATCAGATTGCGAAGCTAATGGTTGAGCTTTCACGGAGTCAGGATTATGAAATTGGTGATGGAACAACTGGTGTTGTCGTAATGGCTGGATCACTTTTGGAGCAGGCTGAGAAGTTATTAGAACGTGGAATTCACCCTATTCGTGTGGCTGAGGGTTATGAGATGGCTTCTAAAATAGCTGTGGAGCACTTGGAGCATATATCCGAGAAGTTTGACTTTGGGCTGAATGATATAGAGCCTTTGGTTCAAACTTGCATGACCACTCTGTCATCGAAGATGTAAGTTTGCACTGACCTGGAAACATACTTAATGTGATTCATAGTTGTGCCAACTAGCATTACAGTAAAATTCTTGCTTGTTTGCTTATTTTAGTCTTTATGAGTATGTTATCATGTCTTATGCTGTACTTGCATGTAAAATATGTTGTTTTTGGATGTCTGGAGTTGATGCTCTCATGTGATTTAGTGGTAGAGTTAACAAAATGATTGAAAATTCCTCCTGCGCATTtcctatatttattttgaaatatcaCTAACTACATACCAGATTTGTACTTAAAGGCAGATACTAAATGCCCTGAACTTGTGTAGATTGATTTTTTCTTAGATCTTAAAAGTTAGTTTGGGATGCCAAGTTTTGAAATATTCTCCTTTATTTTGCAGTGTGAATCGATGCAAGCGCAGTTTGGCTGAGATTTCTGTTAAAGCAGTTCTTGCTGTTGCAGATTTAGAGAGGAAGGATGTTAATTTGGACTTGATAAAAGTTGAGGGAAAAGTAGGAGGCAAGTTGGAAGATACTGAACTGATATATGGAATAGTAGTTGATAAGGATATGAGCCATCCGCAGATGCCAAAACATATTGAAGATGCTAAAATTGCTATCTTGACTTGCCCCTTTGAACCACCAAAGCCAAAGACTAAACATAAGGTGGATATTGATAGCGTCGAAAAGTTTCAGACTCTACGTAAGCAAGAGCAGCAGTATTTTGATGACATGGTTCAGAAATGCAAGGTTGGTTTTCCACTACTATGTCATGAACAAATGTCTTGCTGAAGTTGAACATTGCTATTTTCTTGTTACTTATTCTCAATTTTGAACTTCTGCTTTTACCCCTTGATCGCTATAAATCAAAACCCCCTGCTATGTCTTGTTATATGCCGATCTTAGTCCCATAGTTGGGAGAAGGCTTATTTGAGTTTCATTGGATTTGTCTAATGTTTTTGGGGTACTGGGACAGTGTTTTGCCATCTGTTTATCTTATTCAtgtctctttctctctttttaatttgagCACAGGATGCTGGTGCTACCTTGGTCATCTGTCAGTGGGGGTTCGATGATGAGGCAAATCATTTGTTGATGCACAGGAATCTGCCTGCAGTTAGATGGGTTGGTGGTGTAGAGTTAGAGCTGATTGCAATAGCCACAGGTCTGTGTTAATTCAAGTTCTTAGCACACTTATGTCATCTGcttatatgtttttatatttttactattaccCACTGTATATCAGCTAAATGATGGCATTTTGCTTTTGTAGGTGGAAGAATAGTACCGCGATTCCAGGAGTTGACGCCTGAAAAGCTCGGAAAGGTAAAATTATCTGTTGCCTTTATCCTcctatattttgatttttaaaatttgtctaaatgcatatgatatttatCTGTGACCTATTCTTCTAATTGAATGCTGGACTCTCTGCGTGATTAATGCACTGTATGTTGATATTTATTGTGgcattatcttcttttttttccctttacATGTTGAAGGCTGGTATGGTTCGAGAAAAGTCTTTTGGGACAACAAAAGATAGAATGCTGTACATTGAACACTGTGCAAATTCAAGGGCTGTTACCATATTTATTCGTGGAGgtagatatatattttcctTAACCATTCCTATTGCATCTGACTTGATTTACCTTTGGATTGTAAGATTATAGTGATTGATGATGCTTTTGAGTTACCTTTCCAAATAACAATCACCAGATTTAATTCATGTTGGTAGAATCTGGACGCAAGAGTTTGgaaataattatctttatatCAAGTAGAAGTTTGAACCCTTTGCATGCCAATTGATTATTCAATATGAATATATCTGCATGCAATGTCACATGggtatatacatatatgataGCACCTGGATGATaccatgtatatatatgatagGCAGCTGGTTGAATCTCCAAATGTAAAACTGTCTTATTTGGATTGATAAATCAGCACTGCAAATGTTTGTATGAGAATGGAATGGAAAACATGTCTGAGTAATCAGAAAGAAATGCTAATCTGAACAAGAAAGAGGTCTTAAAGTTATTTGGTTGATCTCATACAAGATTCTGGTTTCTGGTGATGTATCAGGTAATAAAATGATGATAGAAGAGACAAAGCGTAGCATCCATGATTCGCTCTGTGTGGCCAGGAATCTCATTCGCAACAATTCTATAGTATATGGTGGTGGCTCAGCTGAGATTTCTTGCTCAATTGCCGTGGAGGCTGCTGCTGATAAATATCCTGGAGTTGAACAGGTAAATTGGTATTCTATCTTGTTCGTTCTTTTCTTGTTCCTCcaggtttttgttttttgtttagATACTAATTGCATTTGCTACTCTTATCTGCAGTATGCCATAAGGGCATTTGCTGATTCTTTAGATGCCATTCCGATGGCGCTTGCAGAAAATAGTGGGCTCCAACCCATTGAGACACTATCTGCTGTTAAATCTCAACAAATTAAGGTAAATGGCACATGACAATTCATTTTAATCTGGCTGGTTATTTCTGATTGCGCCTCTTCTGAACTTTCTCTTTTATGAGTTGTTGCCCACTGGTCCATAATGGCTTAtgttgattttgatttgaaaatcaatatgCAGGAGAACAATCCACACTGTGGAATAGATTGTAATGATGCTGGTACAAATGACATGCGCGAACAATATGTCTTCGAGACTCTGATAGGGAAGCAACAACAGATCTTGCTCGCAACACAAGTTGTCAAAATGATACTAAAAATTGACGATGTCATCTCTCCTTCTGAGTATTGATGTGTGGTGTTTGTTCTATTGCTGCTTAACCAACAACGAAACTTTGAAATACATTGTTGGGCCAATTTGGCATGACGAGGCCGTTTGTTTCGTGATAGCTTGTTTAGCTTACAAATTTTGGATTGGCGTTCATTGGATATGGGAGTAATGAAAACACATACTATATGCTGATTTGTgtgttatttccttttttgtgCTTTTACCCTTCTTTGATCAGGCGGACTGCCTTGTGCTTGTTGTACAAGGGAGGAGGCCACATGTTCAGGATAGAACAAACCGGACTAGAAGCTTGTATTTACTGATTTTTGGGTATGAGGTATCTATCAAGGAAGGGCAAGTGGCCCCCCATTGTTCAGCCCAGTTGGTGTCATATCCCTCAATAATGCAATCTTTAATTTGGGTTCGTCAGAGTTCCTTCTTCCCccttttgattaaaaatatggGTTAAGGGGTTAACCAATGCCATTTTACAGTATCAATAATGACACAAGTATCTGTAGAGAAGACCCTTTGGGTCCGCCAAGTTGTTTGTAGTGTGGTTCATTGTGTAATTACTGATTCCTCTTTGTAGCATGTTTTGTTCTTTTCCTTCctgaaaattatcaaataaaaatgattccTTCCTGAAAATTGTGCTCAAATGGCAGATTAGTGAGAGCAGTCGGCACAAAAACGAAtgcctttttcttcaaaatggtAAACCGGGAACGAGTCATTCACTTTATTGAAGCTAAAATATCTTTATGTCTATTTATGTTTTGAATAtagtaattttgtttttataatattgatatatcttattaattaattatattagaatGGTGTATGCTTTACCTTTATACAACctgtaacaaaaataattaaattaataaaattttatgaaaatatatctCTGTTAAATCATAactttcttataataataaaattagttcgAGTCGAAGAAAAGTATGTTTATAGAGACTTTCCTGTgcttatttttccttttgatttaTGGAATCTTGAATTAGCTGTGGCCTGACTGTAGGGCAACAGCTAATCAGCTTTTTATATTCATCAACAGTcaaatacaaagaaaagaaagctcCAATGTCTCttctaaaacataaaatatatatttgcaaAATTTGAGCAAATGCTCAAGTGGCAGAAAGGTATTTATTAGCTTGTTGGCCTGTAGGGTTTTGCATTCTTCAATTTTCCCTTCACATAAGGGTTGGTACCAACTATAATTtcttgaatatgagaaagatGGAGGACACCAAATCTAATAATTTcccttaataataatatagttaCAAAGAATGGTTACCTAATTAGACGGGAAAGAAAACAGTTATTTATTTCTACCTCTGCCGACTCTCTAATTCTATTTTGGATGGGATGGATATTGGATAGTGCTATTTATGGCAACTGTAACTGTCGGAGACATGAgctttaataatgaaagcattTGTTGTTTATGTGATGACTGAATGGTCGAAcagaaattaaattctattttaccCATTGTTTTACAAACAGGACAGTAGCATTAGATGCCATTGCAACGTTTGTCAAACAGACAAGAACATGTCTTTGCAATCACTTCCACACAACCAAAATGGTCCCATTTCATTTGGGAACTGCCATCTGCAATTTCTTCcatactgttttttttttttttttttttcttttctgggtTAGTTTTCAATACCACTCTTATTGTGCCTAGAGAGAAAGATGGATTTATATACCTTTTTACATTGgaaaatcttattattatgattctttctttttttctgcaTTATGTATGTATATGAGGATGATATTAACGTACGACgagctaaaaataatataagatttCTATTTCATATTCTTAATTTAGGTACACATGATGATCTGTCTTGGACTACCCGATTCTAGGGGTGAAACCATCAGTGTCGAAGAGTAAACAAAATTAGTAAGTATTATACAAGAAGATCAATCCTAATTCCCttgtaattaattacaatTGGCTTTATTCTTtaaccttcttttttttttttttttttttttttttggttttcacCATTTATCCCTTTTCTTGATTCTTGGGCTTCTGCTGCAACTAATTAGCATCAGCAACGTGAACCCTTCTTGCAAACAAGTGAACCTGCTCCTGCTGTAATTGAACTCACTAGAGAAGATGGTCTTGCACCTAAGCTGGATGCTCTTGCATAACTAGAAGAAGCTCCAAAGCCAGATGCTGTAAAGAATGCACCATTTAGCAACAGGTCTCCTTCGGACCTCCAATTCCAGTGCTTCCATTCATTCTGTGCTGCATCCTCATGTTTAGTCACCTGCAATTGGTTAACAAgtctcttattttattttatatatatgttaaactTAACTGGTAATTCCTGTGGACCATAACCCAATAATTTTCTCAGCTTCACTCGATGGTACAATAACCGTTTATATAAAACTGTGAGGCTTTAAGTTCGAACCCAGTTGGACCcagtttaaaaataataaaagaatcataCAGTGTTCTTACCTCTTTGTTAAATCTATCATTGGGAGCAAGAAATCTGTTGCCTTGGCTATTTATTGTAGGATTAGCACTGCCACCAATTGCATACATTTCCCAATGTGTGTAGTCATTGTTCACCACATGAAAATATCCATGTCTACATCTGCAAatgtcaataaaagaaaaaaaaaacatattaaaaaaagggTCCCAGTCTCTCAGTAGTTTTAAAACAATTTAAGAtgtttttttcattaattcttttttcttggaTTTATGGAGTTTTTACCTTGGCATTCTCTGGACAAGCCCTTCTCCAAAATGGTTGAAGGCAATGGTGACCTGCATGTTCTTGTCTTGAGTAAAACTATCACTATGACCCAATAACATAACCTTGTTATGATGGGTCATATAATTGTTTGAGATGGTAATGGCTGTGGAACCATGAATAGCATCAATCAACCCATCATTACAGTTAGACAAAGAGCAATGATCAACCCACACATAGCTCCCTCCGAAGATGGACACTCCATCGCCGTCCGATATGGTCCTCCACCCATAATGGCTAGGCGAGTCCCTAACATAAGCGTTCCCTCCTCTCTTACAGTCATGAATGTTTATACCATGAATTATAATGTTAGTAACATATTGTACAGTAATACATGGACCGCCAGCAATATGTACACTGGCTCCTCTTCCATCAATAGTCTTGAAAGAATTCATGATCAGCTCTTCTTTCAACTTGATCACCATGTCACGAGCGAAGATTATCCACAAAGGTTCCTCTTGGATAACAGCATGTCTTAAAGTTCCTGGCTTGGGATTAACAGGATCATCATTCCCTGAATCTGTAACAACATATATCTTACCATCTCTACCACCAATGGCATGTTTTCCAAATCCGATTGCGCAATCTGCTAGTCTCTGCCGGTTCTTCTCCCAGTTGGGGTCGCACCGCCAGCAGTCATCGATCGGATTCCCTGTGCCGCAGGAAAGATAACCCAACTTTCTCCTTGATGCATTGATGCTCctgaaatcaataaaaaaagatgTTACATTCTTCCTTTTCTGTAATAGTGCATGTATTAAAAGGGTAatgcataaaagaaagtaCCTGTGCACTTCTTCTACTACAAGTTCAGGATCTTGAACAGGTGAAGAGGAGGCAATGCGGTTTGGGGCTACAAGGAGCAAGaagaatattaaaagtaaGAAAGGAATTGCCATTGCTCACAGGCACACTTCTTTTAGTGTAGAGAGAAGGATACGgacactaaaattaaagtttgtaTGAAAGTAAAGATAGAATGAGATTGGTTTATAAAGGGAATCCACAGTTGAAAGtatgaattctttttattacgTAATAAATGTACCCCCAACTTGCTCccttctttgttttcttacaAAACGGTTCTAATCAGTTAGTTTATGATGCCGTTAAGAACACCCTGTCGTTAATTAACATAGTtagttatatatttacattcaccataacaattataaaattttattcactTCAtgtataatctttttttttttttcaatatcaccaaataagtaaattaaaaattaatcttagAGTTAATGATTAAATTGTCTGAAAATCTACAAGTTAAAttgttatttagtttttaatattgtttcgccgtattttaaaacaattcTAATTATGTCTAAACtgtattttaaatatgttgtAATTGAGTCTATGTCGTGtcgataaaaataaaaccattatAAAAAATGTGAATCTATATTAAACATACATCGACATATatctatattagaaaaatatataacataaatacttcattttttaaaagtgtccataatttttaattgataaataataataaaagaatttattaatatggtcACTTATTGAATTCTTACAcaaaatcttataatttatcattttttgaatattaatttatttttagtacgCATAGGTACATGCCTTCGAACAACAATGTCTTCTAGataatataactaattttaatatcacttttgttctttcattaaatgaaattataaaaaatgaattgcTTACTCAATGTGACTCATTTAAGATTGATGTAGATGTCAATTAGCAACTATAAACTTATACAATTTAGTCctattaatatcaaaatatatgatGGGTATAGgcttattaaaaaagaaataaaataccataataatctatgaaatttaattagagtaaacaagaaaaaaaaaaaaacaagtaatgttttttgaagaaaataatgaaaagaaaattattaattatacacCGACACTTTGTAATTGCTGTTCTTGTCGGTGTCGTCTGTTGAAAACGAAGTCGCACTCCacttttccttttccacaGTGCATTTACTTTGtctcaatatataatttcttttatttctcttttctgaACAAATTGCATTCAATTAATCACAATTCTAAATGGGGGATTTTGTAAAATTCTTGTgtggtaaataaaaaattatttaaatttatggattttaagaatttcttttcctgttgaaattttttattttttagaattacaATTTCTCACCtaagaaatagaaaagtttaaaatccatcattttaaaaaattaatggattattataatattttttatttaaaaaaattaaaaaattattgtttgtATGTTTAAtctaaatgataaaatttaaaaaaattataaattttaaactaaattttataaattaaaatctctcAACCTAAACCATATgttaatatctttttagatTATAAGGGAGGGGAAAACCCAAAAACAACACTAACTAGACACTTAACTACCCCAAACAATGCCTATTACATTATTGCCAAACGATACCTTAATGTGTTTAACACTAttgcaacaaaaaaaaaaaaaaaacaacacattaataataaataggtagttctaaaaataattttctaaattaagatattatttattgcATAATTACGATTCAACaaatttaatcttaatatATGCATTAAATATGCAAACAATACACTATTGGgcatcatttatttttctcattttcatcaCTTTCATGTaaacaaaaaaacataaaGTTACCACCTTAGTTGTTTTTAGTTCAAAAAccctaatatatatttaaagtgGCAAGAGTGGATATTCTtccataaaaatattcttataccgacatatatataatcaattaaaaagcTTAAAACACTTTCTAAacctataaataaaaaattaaagaacccttatacataattattggatgaatataaaattaaacaagtaCTTTTATGCTGCTAATTAATCACCCACATGGTAATGAGTACATCATGTGGAGGTGTTTGAAATCCATGCCTTTGTATGTTCTAATTTCCAAAATAGAGCATGCATGACAGATTAAATTAAGTTTGCTATTTCTCTTGTCCTGAAACTGTTGAGAGTGAgagaagaatatatatatacatgccATAAATTTATTGGTCTATCAGCAACCCACATGCCACAGTTAATATGCTAAGAGTAGCACCCAACTTTCTCATACACATTCACACTACCTTTTAAATTACATAGGCACTTgcacatataatattaatatgattatgGGCTTTGAATATTCCCATCCAAATCTCattctatttattataaaatatggaAGAGGATAgtaatcaattaaattatatccaAGAAAACACCATGCTTCACATATTCATTACCAATTATAAATCTGGTATATTTGGAttacattttatataaagagtCAGAAAATTTCTTACTTATATTGGATAGagaatgtatatatatatatatatatgagtattttatattttatatattatttaaaattaataaatatatattaattatctatcaATTTGAGGTACGAATAAGAATATACAATagatttttatgtttttaattgcctctagaaattctttttagcttcatttattcatatttgcactcaattttttattcaaaatattttttatattagccaaaatttttaaattatttatcttcaatttttcaccattatatattatattctgaagatttttttatagaaatttctaacataatatattttcttttgctgcCGACTTAAAGCCATTTATAGAAACTTGCACCAactacaagaaaataaaattttcggataaaaagatttttttcaataatatgtaattatattattttcaaatactTAGATTTGAAATAGTTTTTCGTACACCCAAATAAACTTATCTAACTTATTTCATAactatattcttttcttttttagccgaaaaaaatgaaatttaaaatttcaatttatgaaaaaacaaaatagtAAAAGGAACTAAAgcatagttttctttttctctttttagacttttgtatatttttatttttgtggacataaattattaatttgctaatattttttttatttcttatttggaattttCGTGCGGCTAATGGGAAGCTTAGAACTGAATGCCCACATGGGCGGTCCGTACTGTCCGTCAATTGCTGACATGGccgattttttctttttttgttttttaaacaTTTCATCATTTTGGGAATGCACGTTCTCCCATGTGAGCTTTATTTTAATTCCTACTCAAGTGGGCCCGACCATCTCCTATTGCAAACTACTAGCCTTTTGATTCTCTTCTTTCGGTCGTCCTCAGCCATTCGATCAACATACATTGACTCCCACTTTATGCTGGGCGCTTTCTTGGTAGGACCCGGGAGATGCAAAAGTCTAATATCTGATTTGGGTATTTGTGTGGCACGAGTCTTCAGCGAAACATTCTCACCACTGACACGTGGCTTTCAGGGACTAATGCCATTTCGAAGACCACTTAAGCCATTCATTTCCTTTTAATCTTCTTCACTATCCAAGGgcattataaaaaaatgattaaatgagtgatataattatagaatttatatttatatatatatattattatttaaataaaaaatatgtaaaatatattttatttatgggAAATTGGAGTATAAGATATGGGTAATAGGCAAGtcatttctataatttttgtgAAGCAAACATGTAGTAAAGCAGGCAAATGATCACTTTTTGTGCATTATTATACATCCACATACCATATGGATAAGTACCACTTTTATTTTGGGTCATTTGTTGAATAGTATTATGATCTTTCCTTCGCCTAAAATCGCAAATAATTCAATGGAAATGCCCCCATATCTATTTGGTTGGTGGCCCTAATGCCCAATGGATTCTGCtcatacttttaaaaaattagccTTCCATGTAaagtatttgtttcttttattaaataaatatcatggTCAACCGTTTatatacattatatatatctattatttttaaaatcaattaaaagtCTTAAATTAAAGGGTTGCAACTCATTACTCTCCTTGCTTATCatctttatattaaattagaagatgattatttttattatgtaattaatatatattattagatataaactttaaaaataaattgtaaatatataataaagtatgAAATAATTTCACTTTTCACCTGAATTAGCTATAGGATCTATTTAGTTAAGTTGTTTACCGATAGTTGATAACTAGTATTATTAGATGAACTAGTTTAATACTCACAGTTTGggtcaaatttaattaaatgtgttttatttataaattaattttatatttatatttttagctaaatttattatatcttatacaataattatattaataa
The sequence above is drawn from the Ricinus communis isolate WT05 ecotype wild-type chromosome 7, ASM1957865v1, whole genome shotgun sequence genome and encodes:
- the LOC8285452 gene encoding T-complex protein 1 subunit epsilon, whose product is MALAFDEYGRPFIILKEQEAKSRLRGLDAQKANISAGKAVARILRTSLGPKGMDKMLQSPDGDVTITNDGATILEQMDVDNQIAKLMVELSRSQDYEIGDGTTGVVVMAGSLLEQAEKLLERGIHPIRVAEGYEMASKIAVEHLEHISEKFDFGLNDIEPLVQTCMTTLSSKIVNRCKRSLAEISVKAVLAVADLERKDVNLDLIKVEGKVGGKLEDTELIYGIVVDKDMSHPQMPKHIEDAKIAILTCPFEPPKPKTKHKVDIDSVEKFQTLRKQEQQYFDDMVQKCKDAGATLVICQWGFDDEANHLLMHRNLPAVRWVGGVELELIAIATGGRIVPRFQELTPEKLGKAGMVREKSFGTTKDRMLYIEHCANSRAVTIFIRGGNKMMIEETKRSIHDSLCVARNLIRNNSIVYGGGSAEISCSIAVEAAADKYPGVEQYAIRAFADSLDAIPMALAENSGLQPIETLSAVKSQQIKENNPHCGIDCNDAGTNDMREQYVFETLIGKQQQILLATQVVKMILKIDDVISPSEY
- the LOC8285451 gene encoding probable pectate lyase 5, whose amino-acid sequence is MAIPFLLLIFFLLLVAPNRIASSSPVQDPELVVEEVHRSINASRRKLGYLSCGTGNPIDDCWRCDPNWEKNRQRLADCAIGFGKHAIGGRDGKIYVVTDSGNDDPVNPKPGTLRHAVIQEEPLWIIFARDMVIKLKEELIMNSFKTIDGRGASVHIAGGPCITVQYVTNIIIHGINIHDCKRGGNAYVRDSPSHYGWRTISDGDGVSIFGGSYVWVDHCSLSNCNDGLIDAIHGSTAITISNNYMTHHNKVMLLGHSDSFTQDKNMQVTIAFNHFGEGLVQRMPRCRHGYFHVVNNDYTHWEMYAIGGSANPTINSQGNRFLAPNDRFNKEVTKHEDAAQNEWKHWNWRSEGDLLLNGAFFTASGFGASSSYARASSLGARPSSLVSSITAGAGSLVCKKGSRC